The window ttgaatatgaatatgaattgtACATGAATACCACCACAATTCTATGTACGGTTGTCACCTTTCAGTGTTaagaacaatttaattaataaaatattaaataaaaacatataaaatataaatatattttcttgaatattacattagAATTATACAGCCATAGGGAGCATGTCGAAGTTTTTGTATTTACGGATGCAGGCACAATTGATGGTATCGTGTTCTGACAAGAGATATTGAATCTAGTTGAGTCAGTACAACTCTAGTAACAAAGAATTCTGAATTCTTGTTGAAATCTGAAAGTAGTTGGTGCGGCCGAACTGCGCTCTTATTGCCATAAGAAGTAACACGAGGAAACAAACcgtaaacaaattacatttaagttAGTTCGTCACGAGATTGTGCGTACTGAGGAAATGCACATGTTACTACAAAAACAAGAAGAAGAATCTATTTCGAAAGTAAACATTTCCAGGAAACTTTAGAAGTGAATATCTTTTGATACAATTAAGATTTTATAACGTACTCAAagaaattattagttttgatttattttacaacttttggtTTTGATTGTTAAATTGTGTtatgttattacattaattttgagAAGTCcgaaagattttattttatttaaattaatcttgaACTTTGGAAAAattgtttggtttatttttatttaatgagtaAGCCTTAtaagaaattttagaaattgaCTAATTTGTTTTCCCGTAGCCAAGAATATGGGTCTTTAAGTGAAATTaagtaaactgaaataaaaaatggcCACTTATCATCTgggaaactaataaaaaaatcctttataACCTcgttataatttcataatatagtCAGAGGATGTTACTAATAACACTAACCGTTAAACAAAATATACTCTATAATAAGAATTTAAGAATTTATTCATCTCTTCTCTAAACTTATGTTGCTATATGaggatcattttttaaatattttaaatttaaggattttgctgaaaatcaaattttgttaaGATAGTGTGACCATGGTGTACCCTGAAATAAATATCCAATATTGCATGCACTCTTATCTTACACACTTGATGTCTGGGTATTTGATCgctgcattattattattaacttactccttttgaatattattttataaatttaagtgatTCAGGTCTTGTGAAGtaaacaggacttttccggacatttgccatcgttcagtgaaacaagaaatcagtaacactacgtttctttACTAAACACtacgtattaggttagttctttacctgaagaagagatcagattgcagatctcgaaacgtagtgttactgattttttgtttcactgaacgatggcaaatgtccggaaaaatcctgtttccttcacaatcctcccatcgtcaaaaataaccttcaaacttGGAAGCCGCACTCTTGGAGTTAGTTCGCTTAGCCGTTCTCTCATTGGAtgtacatttgtaatattttggtatTGTCATGATTTTATTAACgagttacattttttttcatCGTGATGGTGATTTTTATAGGATGCacctctatatttatataattcctcTCAATGGCGTCTTgccataaaattaatttcattttaaatttagatcgATTATAATTTGTcacattactttatttatacaaaatgaagCTGTACAAATAGAAGCACTACTCCCACGTTTCTAAAAATATCCGAGTTTCTTGCAACACCAAAAAGCAAtgtgagattttaaaaatacatacttctttctaaattatatcaattacttaCAGGACTAAACATATCCTTCTTCTATAAACGTTTTTTTAACATGACGTTTAAGACATATAAGAAATGAAGTCGGAATTAATGTAGTGGATCTAAAATGTTGTTCCGGTCAATCATGCCTACGTTTTTTATTTACCCactggaataaaaaaatatacattatattttactgtcAAGAAATGAGTATAGATTTGAGTATCGAGgaaaagctttaagaataatatGCAAACATAGTAAGATGAAATGGTTATCTTAAAGTTACATAAATTtagataaaagaaataaatacactGGGAAATGTTTTATACAGTGACACGAATTAAgtctaaaaatataatgaatctctattattaattttacataccCCCCAATAATAAATACAGGTATAGTAAATGATTGAGTTTCCTCAAagcggagaaaataataaaggTATTAAGTTGTCcgtaaataaacataaacgtaACAATGAAGGTGACAACTAAttcaaatcatatatttttaagattacattttaaataattcaatcacATTCAGGTGCTCCAGCTCAATATTGTTTTCGCACACACAACGGATGGGGCGGAATTGTGCAAGTGCACTCAATCTCGACTCCTCCTTGGCTGTTCAGCTTGTCTCCGACACGTAATGTCAACTCGCCGAACTGACAAGTTTTACCTGAAAAAAGAACGGTAAATTCGTTATCTTCACACATAGCAAGTAAGCAATATAAGCATTAATAAGCACGTGgtgaatgttaaattaaattataacgtgtggagtaaattataatatgtacagtagagttaatataatataatgataataagAATTGGTGAGTAAAATTATTCCATTTCTATTCAGTGAGGTATATCGAAATCGGCTCTAATCACTGGAGTATTGACGCAAGCTTTATACATAAGTGTTAATTTGCGTCAATATTAGCAAGGTTATAGGTTGTGGTATTAATGGTAGGCCTacatattttaacagaaaaatcaTAGTGTTATTTTATTCTGACCTGTATTTTTCAAAGTAAGCGTAAGTATCTTCTAtcgttttacaaaagaaaactcacaattctaaaaaaaagactattggagaattgtgagttttcttttgtaaaataatagaagattgatatttccaataagaagagctcctcctccttcattgcaagAGTAAGTCATTCAGTCTACACGTGCTTAATTCTTCTGGCTTTTTACATATTTGATgtagattgttttatatattttattaataactgtatCGGCTTAATGTTAATTAGTTGGgagttgtttttaattaaattttagttttttcctcttgtttcttatatatttaaaaacatattagtgAATTATTTTGCGGTTGGAATATTTTGTAGCTTCCTTTTGTGGAATTTTGTGGTTTGACTACAATTTTGTAGACAGGTTTCAGTATTCACGAACCACCAAAGCGACCACCATCGAGAAGGAAAAATCAAGTAATTATTGAAGTAatctttctttaaattaataagaatatgAAGCGATAATTAGGAGAAATGCTAGACTGTAGGGTCGGTAGATTGCATGTGATAAGTCAGACGTACAGTCGTTACTTACACTAAGAAATATTTCCTCTAAGCTTTTAAAAGGCTGACATTAATTAAATGGTATACAGGCCTGGCACTCCCTCAGACAACTACATGATAGTACCAGGGTGCGTGATGCTGAAGAGTGACGTCACACCTTTCAAACCCAGCTACGTGGCAGGACAGAAGGTGGCATGGTTTTATATATTAAGGATAATATTCCTCATGAACCGTGTCTCCGAACTAAGGATTTTGACCCGGGTATCGAAACTCTCTGTGTTCTGAGAATTAAAGGGCGAAGGCATGGTTTCTGCGTCGTACATAGGCCTCCAACTGTGAGGTAAGCATCCCTCTCAGCCTTCTACGTTGATTTAGAAAATTATGTGGATTCAGTGCTCTGTCTGGGAGATACAGTTGTAGATTTGAAATCACAGATTAGTAATGAGCCACATACCTACTCCGACTCTTGAAAGGATCAAATGCAGTCCAGTTACTTAACGAGCTAACGAAACTCAGCTGCGAACGAAATAAAGAGCAAAGCAATTGGCAGTGACCGTAtatctacataaataataaaggctGTGAGTCAGTATGCTTTAGGAGATTTAACCTATCTTATTAATGAATTATCGTCAAAGGGAAAGTACCCTAAACATTTGAGAGTAAACATTATACCACAGAGGaacaaaatatatacagggtATTGGACATTAGTTTCAGCGACCGCCGTATTGGACGCTAGATGCACGATTTGTGTTTTTGGTTCCGTTATACATACATTGTGTTGTTGTTgtcatgtttaaaacataatgaaCCGACTGGTTTTACTGTCGAAGTTTGAACCGTAGTGAATCAAGTCATAAAATCTAACTgacttttgtatattttctatttttaatgtgGCAATGAGATACTATATGCCTACAATATAATACAGTATCACTAATAATGTACGTAATTTGGCTGAACGAGTTGGTTGACTTTTCATAATGCTATTAACTATGATTTTAATTTACgattttacatttctacaactaAGGGTactttaatataacaaaacacatattgaaaaaatacaaaatattgtacaaatactACTTTACCTGAATCTGGACCGGTCTTGGATACTTGTGTAATTACGGAGTCAGAATCTTTAGCTAGAtaacaacaaaacataaacaGTCAACATTATgtgttattaaatagatttacaCTAACTATGGCCTAAAATTTATGTGTAATTCAATTTGTTGTAAGTTTGGATTTTATTTGGTTATAGTGAATGGGTAACAACAAAGTATCTACGGATACTTACCACTGTTCAGTGTTGCAATTAGATTTAGACTAGCTTGACCACAAGGGATATATAGATACACAGAGTATGAGCGAAATTATCTAACTAATAAATTACACTGTCTTTATAGGGAAACTGTAATTATCATTGACGAAGATCCAATTTAGCATGGCGTGAAAGCCaggcaaaatattttttccttttacgAAATTAGAATTTCTTTATAGCTTGTCAAGAAAAATGGGTCTTACCTTCTTATATTATTGTGTAGAACCTCAAATTAGTTTATTTGCCAATACTTACGACACCTCCATTCAATAGGGCAACATCTCTTCTCGCCATAGAACACGGGTACGCAACCATCCGTAATTGGTCTGACGTAGGTTAGCTCGTAATTGCAACTGAATTTACGGCACGTCGGTTCTGTAAAAGATCCTAAAGAAGAAACGTAAACAGTTAGTTTCTATTCAGtcagttatataaataaacagttaacttatGCGACACAATTTGATTACGCGTTGTGTCTTTGTTTTTCCTTTCGATGCgcttaaatgaataaaagtttcatattttatgttaCCACCAGAAGATGTTACAATTATTGTAACGAAATTGCAGTAACGTAGTGACCGCATAAAGGACTATTTTGACGGACCAGGTAAACTGaacttttatcatattttaatagtGATCCGTAAGCTGTAACAATGAAAAAAACGAAAAGTTCGAGTTATTCacataaactgtttaaaacaaaatgcatatgaaaaaaatattatacgtaAATGAAACAAGATAGGGCATATATGTTCATACGAACTTATTTGTTTTGGTGTAGTATTTTTTCTTCTCACGTAATACCGTATATACATATTGGTCTTTTTAAACAACAAAGTTGGAATACCTACTTCATATGTGTATAGATAGAATCCCTAGTGTTTAGAAACACCCTACAAGCAGGGATGATATGCAGGGCTAAATTATGGACAGGCACTACACGAGTACTTACCGTTGAAGCCTGGCTGGCAAATGCATTTTCGGCAAGGCTCCTCGTCAGGATAGAATTTCTCTCCTATATTGTATGTTTGACCTTTGTACTCACAACGCTGAGCGACCTCCTTCTGTTGCCCTAATAACATgcataaaaagttgtataaactaGTTTCACTAGTTTCAAATAATGAATTGATACAAATTGctatcaaatcatatttttctattaaatctacTAAACACAGGTAGTCTACTTTGTTAACGAATTGTTGAGGATGAGGCTATCTGCAAGAGTATTTGAGACTTATTGTCATTGTTTGTCTTTCTTTGTAGGATCCAAGATTCTTTGTCTATGAATGAATTTCTTTGTGTAATGTTCTCTGATATACTGTGTTGtcttaagattattattataataatatctgAGTTATGCTAAATCTGCCTTatcgatttattttaaatctaccttattttaattaataccttCGTATTTATCATTTGAGAAAGAACCGTTTTTTAAACTGCACCGTGTAAGTCTTTCTATACCTTCTCTTTTTCATTATGAGATTTTTCTGTACTGTCAACAACCACTGTATCTTCTCTTACACTCTTGGCTTCATTTTGCAAAACATACATAAAGTATATCTATATCACTATACATATCAttagtaaatatgttaataactCTCAACTATAAGATAGAGGGGCTAGCGGTAAGTAAATAATGTACTGACAACCGAAACAGTCGACAAAACGATTCACCAGCTGACGAGATGGTACAGCTGATTAAATATTTGCCCTACCACTTCATAGACAAGATTTTAGTATTGTATGCAAACTGGGTACTTTTAGCATTCAAACTTCacgttatttttacacataaatctGATGCTATTACTTTAACTTTCCTGTCCGTATCTCAATGTAtaagttaaaaaagttattaataatttttaaagttaaataattagcTATAACTAAGTTAAAGACtaatttacctaaatattttgctgtaagtaaatacagggtgtatataaagtcctgcacgggtataatattttctgaacgataacagataaatcaacaagatttggtacatcaatactacacgtaaaaatctactttatgaaggaactatcagttttctgtaatatcatggggacgtcccgtaAGGAGtcaaaaggaaatcttaaataggagcataggtcattatggacatcattttaaagggcttacctagcagagtttaatggcgcaaaccgcactcaaaaagattgatccagtacaaaatggcggctgttcaaaggttttacttgcttacattttattagtagccataaccccagtaaagcaaaactgcaaccaaacgaattcTGCacctaactactacattatgattgtcagttgttcAGAAGTGGATTATgtcgttagttatcctcaagggttacaaatttggtcctaatatattgataacggggaaaacctgataacagtaacaattagaaatctcttatctttgggtcgcagttaggactttcctattagccagtctattcatagtaggctattctagttttctagaattgagaatccgcaagagtccctacgctcagcggcacaaactcatgacatctcggttacgtctgttaaaaaagggtctaattttaagccttataaagctcatttggtgcacgaactcaaagAAGGTGATTTCGATCGaggtatagaattttgtgaaactattatggccaaaatagatcgcaacgaaattaatgtaatcaatattgtgttttcggacgagtgttcatttatgctgaatggaagcgtaaacaggcacaattgccgttactggagtagcgaaaatcctcactggatacgggaggcacatacgcagtatccactaaaggtgaatgcctggcttggtgtgataggaaACCAGTTGGtgggtcctttctttattgaaggaaatttaaatgcaatatcataccaacgtttgctggaaaatgaaattacaccagcactttgaaacatgtttggagaacatttccagaatatctggtttcaacaggacggagcacccccacactacggcatcgacgtaagagcctatttaaacacagttttttggcaaaggtggatcggaaggcgggggactgtagaatggccagcacgttcaccagatctgtctccattagactattttgtttggggtttccttaaggacaacgtctacaaaactaagcctcaaaatttaaatgaactaagacaaagaatacttcatgaatgtcagacgattcctcaatttgatctgcaaaattctgttaatagtttttatgtgcgtcattccaactgtcaaataaccggaggtgaacaattcgaacagccgccatttcgtactggatcaatctttttgagtgcggtttgcagcattaaactctgctaggtaagccctttaaaatgatgtccatattgacctatgcgggatggacagcactactaaaacaagaaaactaaaatagAATACTATGAATAGAccggctaataggaaagtcctaactgcgacccaaagataagagatttctaattgttactgttatcaggttttctttattatacccgtgcaggactttatgtacaccctgtatgtaaaGACATTATCTACATCCATGTTTGTTGGAAAACAAATGCTTAGAAGACTGTAATAATTTGCCAGAAATTCTTAGGATTTCAAAAAAACCTGTATAATTATCCTGTCTTAATATCGATTGTGGTTGACTACAGTAATTGACACCCCGCTAATTAAATGATTGATAAATAATGTGTGATAACAACTCTTTacggtaatattaaaatattatgttattatgataacatttaattatcTACAGAGATTTCTTGTAAGAAGAATTGAAAACATGATTCGTTCTCACCTTTTAGACCGAACCATTGAGTCTAAACCATGGTCTCTGTACTGCGATCTTTTTACACACCTTCGCGGATgcataaaaaaaatgtacagatGAGTTTACAGTTCTTAAATATTACGTATTAAATGGAGACtttaataactgataaaatattaaaataatgaaattctaatattaaaaaattataataagtgatttttttctattttggcTAATAGATAACAAATTTAGACCACACTGTCTATTTAGTAGTTTTGTTGTAAGAGAGAAAGGTGACTTACCCAACGATACAAAGAAACCCAATTTAGAgctattttacacaaaatttgtacgttttgaacaaaaataaaattcttcaggataataaaaattcttaataaaaagatGGACGCTTTATTGGATGAAACCATAATGAAGATCTTTAATTGTTAACCGTCATTCTTCTGTTActtagacctttaaaatgagttttCACGGTGAGGTTATTGTCAAAAACTATTTTCTCTTCAGGTACAAGGTATGTAACTGTAATTCCATTATGTAACATCTCATTGGAAAGTATTTTACGTTGCTGTTTGTGCTAAGTTCGtggaatttgatttatttatttacgtatacgATATTTCAGTTTAACAGTTCTGTTAGTTAAAATCAGAAGTTAAGTTTAAATCGCAAGACGTGTCCAAAAATGAGGCCTTCAAAAAATGTAGGATACACCATAAACTCAATAAAGTTACACTCTCAATTTTGTTATCAGTTGTGTATTATAATACTAGCCTTAGTATCGTTTGACTCTTTTGTTTCACacgtttgtttactttttaagcTCGCTCGTCTTCATCaacatatttaagtaatttagtGTCCTTACTCACCGCAAACACGCCCAACACTGCAGCATTTATCGTGTTCATACAAATTGTAACAGCCGGGTGGTGGAGGGCGTCTGAAAAACTCTGGACACTCGACTCGAATACAGGAAAATTGCAGTCTGAAAaaccaacaattaaacaaaaCTACAGGTCTACACCTATAATCTTTGCCAACTGCAGGTAAGTGTTGCTTCTCTATTGTCAATCTTTCAAAGAGTTGAGGTTCGCCATTACATACAATACACAGACTAAAGATCTCAGAGAGGCCGATAATGAATTCCCAGTAACATATGTGTGATATAAAACTGTCCT of the Homalodisca vitripennis isolate AUS2020 chromosome X, UT_GWSS_2.1, whole genome shotgun sequence genome contains:
- the LOC124369227 gene encoding kielin/chordin-like protein, with product MKESVVLSLGFLTLVAGACNEYAKNYYETIGCTPESHDETRCPISYDCSVLSQRSPDKCYFQGRAYDEGDTLQDSPPCLVHCKCEKSPQTGGRLQFSCIRVECPEFFRRPPPPGCYNLYEHDKCCSVGRVCGQQKEVAQRCEYKGQTYNIGEKFYPDEEPCRKCICQPGFNGSFTEPTCRKFSCNYELTYVRPITDGCVPVFYGEKRCCPIEWRCPKDSDSVITQVSKTGPDSGKTCQFGELTLRVGDKLNSQGGVEIECTCTIPPHPLCVRKQY